The following proteins come from a genomic window of Microtus ochrogaster isolate Prairie Vole_2 chromosome 7, MicOch1.0, whole genome shotgun sequence:
- the Gp1ba gene encoding LOW QUALITY PROTEIN: platelet glycoprotein Ib alpha chain (The sequence of the model RefSeq protein was modified relative to this genomic sequence to represent the inferred CDS: deleted 1 base in 1 codon) gives MALFILLFLLPSPLHSQPPCDISQVTSLLEVNCENQKLTALPADLPADTGILLLAKNKLVTFSTASVAQFTHLTQLYLDECELTSLQTSEKLSKLENLHLSHNSLQSLPSLGQALPALTVLDLSFNQLGSLSPGVLEGLSQLQELYLQNNNLRSLPPGLLVSTTNLKKLNLANNHLRELPHGLLDGLEDLDTLYLQGNWLRTIPRGFFGTLVLPYVFLHANTWYCDCEILYLRNWLKQNSNNVYLWKEGVDVKAMTPNVASVRCANLGYAPVFSYLGKNCPTSSDRDSIDYDDYDSEVSEVPAIRTEVKFSNTNAHTTHWGQLLESPTSPDSQRPSWPPTHKPTKKQSTSTHIQIPGFTTLPQTMQSSTPLYNLKLNLTPTTIPTTPEPTTSTPNTPKASPTPVPTTSTPNTPKASPTPVPTTSTPNTPKASPTPVPTTSTLATPEPHSIPMLTSSAPTIPEPTTSTLATPESSTNPVSTTTTPTTPEPSITPMLTTSTLTIPESTASTLTTPEPSAPVPSTPTPTTPEPSSTTPTTPVFTGVTLFITALATTELTLLPTPEPITGIPEMNSFITFQEMVQANSNTSKSDPFLNSDFCCLLPLVFYSLGFLWLLFASVILILLLTWIWHVKPHTPDLDQSAALATSTYTTSLEVQRGRQVTVPRAWLLFLQGSLPTFRSSLFLWVRRNGHVGPLVAGRRPSALSQGRGQELLGTVGIRYSGHSL, from the exons ATGGCTCTCTTCATCTTGCTGTTCTTGCTGCCAAGTCCCTTACATTCCCAGCCCCCTTGTGATATCTCCCAAGTGACCAGCCTCCTGGAAGTAAACTGTGAGAACCAGAAGCTGACAGCATTGCCTGCAGACCTGCCAGCAGACACAGGCATCCTCCTCCTGGCCAAGAACAAACTGGTTACCTTCTCCACAGCCTCCGTGGCACAGTTCACTCACCTCACTCAGCTATACCTGGATGAATGTGAGCTGACCAGCCTGCAGACCAGTGAGAAACTGTCCAAACTGGAGAACCTGCATTTATCCCACAACAGCCTGCAAAGTCTGCCCTCCCTAGGACAGGCACTGCCTGCACTCACTGTCCTTGACCTCTCCTTCAACCAGCTGGGCTCATTGTCTCCCGGTGTCCTGGAAGGCCTAAGCCAACTACAGGAGCTCTACCTGCAGAACAATAATCTGAGGAGTCTG CCCCCCGGGCTCTTGGTGTCTACAACCAATCTGAAGAAACTCAATCTGGCCAACAACCACCTACGTGAGCTGCCCCATGGGCTCCTAGATGGGCTGGAAGATCTTGACACCCTCTACCTTCAAGGGAACTGGCTTCGTACAATACCAAGGGGCTTCTTTGGGACCCTCGTCTTGCCTTATGTTTTTCTTCATGCCAACACCTGGTATTGTGATTGTGAGATTCTCTACCTCCGAAACTGGCTCAAGCAAAATTCCAACAATGTCTACTTATGGAAGGAGGGTGTGGATGTCAAGGCTATGACCCCTAATGTGGCCAGTGTACGATGTGCCAATTTGGGCTACGCACCTGTCTTCTCCTACCTAGGGAAGAACTGCCCTACCAGTAGTGATAGGGATTCCATAGACTATGATGACTATGACTCTGAAGTCTCTGAAGTACCTGCTATAAGGACTGAGGTCAAGTTTTCTAACACTAATGCCCATACTACCCACTGGGGCCAACTCTTAGAGTCTCCTACTTCTCCAGACAGCCAAAGGCCTTCTTGGCCTCCAACCCACAAACCTACTAAAAAACAGTCCACATCCACCCACATACAGATTCCAGGTTTCACCACACTCCCACAGACCATGCAGTCCAGCACACCTCTTTATAATCTAAAACTCAATCTTACACCTACCACCATCCCAACCACCCCAGAACCTACCACTTCCACCCCAAATACCCCAAAGGCCAGCCCTACCCCAGTGCCTACCACTTCCACCCCAAATACCCCAAAGGCCAGCCCTACCCCAGTGCCCACCACTTCCACCCCAAATACCCCAAAGGCCAGCCCTACCCCAGTGCCTACCACTTCCACCCTGGCTACTCCAGAGCCCCACTCCATACCAATGCTTACCAGTTCTGCTCCCACTATTCCAGAGCCCACCACTTCCACCCTGGCTACTCCAGAGTCCAGCACCAACCCAGTGTCAACTACTACCACCCCGACTACCCCGGAGCCCAGCATCACACCAATGCTTACCACCTCCACCCTGACTATTCCAGAATCCACTGCTTCCACCCTGACAACCCCAGAGCCCAGTGCTCCAGTGCCTTCCACCCCCACTCCAACTACCCCAGAGCCCAGCAGCACTACCCCAACCACTCCAGTGTTTACTGGAGTGACACTCTTCATTACTGCCCTGGCCACCACAGAACTCACTTTACTCCCTACCCCTGAACCTATTACTGGAATCCCAGAAATGAACAGCTTCATAACTTTCCAAGAGATGGTTCAAGCAAACTCTAATACTTCCAAAAGTGACCCTTTTCTCAATTCTGACTtttgctgcctcctccccctGGTTTTTTATAGTCTGGGTTTCCTCTGGCTCCTATTTGCTTCTGTGATACTCATTTTGTTGCTGACCTGGATCTGGCATGTAAAACCACACACTCCGGACTTGGACCAATCTGCTGCGCTGGCCACAAGCACATACACCACAAGTCTGGAGgtgcagagaggaaggcaggtaACTGTGCCCCgggcctggctgctcttccttcaAGGCTCACTCCCTACTTTCCGTTCTAGCCTTTTCCTATGGGTAAGGCGTAATGGGCATGTTGGGCCTCTGGTAGCAGGACGGCGGCCCTCAGCTCTGAGCCAGGGTCGTGGTCAGGAGCTATTGGGGACAGTGGGTATTAGGTACTCAGGTCACAGTCTGTGA